A window of Flavobacterium branchiarum genomic DNA:
CTGTAAGGTTGTGAGGAGGCATATTAGTTGCCATACCTACTGCAATACCAGTTGCTCCGTTAATTAATAAAGTAGGAACTCTAGTTGGCATTACTTTAGGCTCATATAAAGTATCATCAAAGTTCAATTGAAAATCAACTGTTTCTTTTTCGATATCAGCCATTATTTCTTCTGAGATCTTACGCATTCTAGCCTCAGTATAACGCATTGCTGCCGGGCTATCTCCATCTACAGAACCAAAGTTACCTTGGCCATCCACTAATAAATAACGTAAACTCCATTCTTGAGCCATACGTACCATGGCGTCATAAACTGAAGTATCTCCGTGTGGGTGATACTTACCTAAAACTTCCCCGACAATTCTGGCGGATTTTTTATGGGCTTTATTTGAAAAAACTCCTAAATCATACATTCCGTAAAGAACTCTTCGATGTACTGGCTTTAAACCATCTCTAACATCAGGGAGTGCTCTCGATACAATAACCGACATCGAGTAATCGATGTAAGCTGATTTCATTTCATCCTCTATGTTAATAGGAATTAACTTTTCTCCTTCAGACATAAGTTGTTATATTAAAAAATTATATTAGTTTCAAAACGTGCCAATATACGTCTTTTTGAAATTTTTGAAGGTATTTTACGGTACTTATTTCAATGATTTATTAACAACTTTATTTTATACTTTAGTTAATAATTTAAATCTTATTTAACTCTTTTATTATTATTATTTTCGTCTCTTAGCTGACAGGACTTTCCGATGGGTATGGTTTTTGTTTTTAATTCACTAAATTTACAATTAAATATATATTATGGATGATAATTTCTCACCAAGAGTAAAAGATGTTATTACCTACAGTAAAGAAGAGGCCTTAAGATTGGGTCACGACTTTATTGGTACTGAACATTTGATGCTAGGCATTTTAAGGGATGGAAACGGAAAAGCCATTCATATATTAAATAACCTAGAAGTTGATTTAGAGCATTTACGTAGAAAAGTTGAAATACTGAGCCCTGCTAATCCTGGTGCCGAAATCAATGTAGAGAAAAAAAATCTCCATCTTACGCGTCAAGCTGAAAGAGCGTTAAAGACGACATTCCTAGAAGCCAAAGTATTCCAGAGTTCATCTATAAGCACAGCACACTTACTTTTATGTATCTTACGAAACGAAAACGATCCAACAACCAAGTTACTGAATAAGCTAAAAATAGATTATGACGTAGCTAAAGAACAATACTTAAATATGACTCCAAGCGAAGAAGAATTTTTAGAAAACTTGCCAAGAAACGAATCATATAATGATGATTCAGGACAAGATGACAGTCTTAAAGAAGGAAGTTTTAATAATCCAGCCAATAAGTCTAACAAAAAATCTAAAACGCCGGTTTTGGATAATTTTGGGAGAGATTTAACAGAAATGGCTGAGGAAGGTAAACTTGATCCTGTTGTAGGACGTGAGAAAGAAATTGAACGCGTTTCGCAAATTTTAAGCCGTAGAAAAAAGAACAACCCTTTATTAATTGGTGAACCTGGAGTAGGAAAATCAGCTATTGCCGAAGGACTTGCCTTGCGTATTGTTCAGAAAAAAGTATCTCGTATCTTATTTCACAAACGTGTGGTAACCTTAGATTTAGCTAGCCTTGTTGCAGGAACCAAATACCGTGGTCAGTTTGAAGAACGTATGAAAGCGGTAATGAACGAATTGGAGAAAAATGATGACATCATCCTTTTTATCGATGAAATTCACACAATCGTTGGTGCTGGAGGTGCAACTGGATCTCTAGACGCATCAAATATGTTTAAACCGGCTTTATCAAGAGGTGAAATTCAATGTATTGGAGCTACTACTCTTGATGAGTACAGACAATATATTGAGAAAGATGGCGCCTTAGAAAGACGTTTCCAAAAAGTAATTGTAGAACCAACTTCGGTTGAAGAAACTATTGCAATCTTAAACAATATTAAAGATAAATACGAAGATCACCACAACGTAACCTACACGCCAGAAGCAATTGAAGCTTGTGTGAAGTTAACAAACCGATATATGTCGGAGCGTTTCTTGCCAGACAAAGCTATTGATGCGCTTGACGAAGCAGGATCTCGTGTACACATTACCAATATTGATGTTCCAAAACAAATTTTGGATTTAGAACGTCAGCTTGAAGAAGTACGTGAAAACAAAAACGTGGTTGTCAAAAAACAAAAATATGAAGAAGCAGCTAAACTTCGTGATGACGAAAAACGCATCGAAAAAGAATTAGCCGCAGCTCAAGAACAATGGGAAGAAGATTCTAAAAGCAATAGAATCCTTGTTACAGAGGATAATGTAGCCGATGTTGTATCAATGATGACAGGAATTCCTGTAAACAGAATTGCACAAACAGAAAGCAACAAACTGGCTCAATTACCTGAATTAATTCAGAATAAAGTAATTGGTCAAAACGAAGCAGTTTTAAAAATTGCTCGTTCTATTCAACGTAACAGAGCTGGTCTTAAAGACCCAAACAAACCAATTGGATCTTTCATTTTCTTAGGACAAACTGGTGTTGGTAAAACACAACTCGCAAAAGTTCTAGCAAAAGAATTATTCGATTCTGAAGATGCTTTGGTTCGTATTGACATGAGTGAATACATGGAAAAATTTGCTATTTCTCGTTTAGTTGGAGCGCCTCCGGGATACGTTGGTTACGAAGAAGGTGGACAATTAACCGAAAAAGTTCGTAGAAAACCATATTGCGTTGTTCTTTTAGATGAAATCGAAAAAGCACATCCTGATGTATTCAACATGATGCTTCAAGTGCTTGATGATGGGTACTTAACGGATAGTTTAGGTCGCAAAATTGACTTCAAGAATACTATAATTATCATGACTTCAAATGTTGGAGCAAGACAATTAAAAGATTTTGGTCAAGGAGTTGGATTTGGAACTGCTGCTAAAATAGCGCAAGCCGATGATAATTCGAAAAGCATTATCGAAAACGCTTTAAAGAAAACTTTTGCACCAGAATTCTTAAACAGAATTGATGATGTTATTGTATTCAACAGTTTAGAGAAATCTGATATTGATTTGATTATCGAAATTGAACTTAAAAAACTATACGCACGTGTAGAAGAATTAGGATACAAACTAAACCTTACTGATAAAGCGAAAGCATTTATTGCAGACAAAGGTTTCGATAAGCAATTTGGAGCAAGACCGCTAAAAAGAGCCATTCAAAAATACGTTGAAGATATATTAGCAGAAGAGATTATTACTTCTAAAATTACATCAGGTGATGAAATTTTGATTGACTTAAATGAAGAGTCACAAGAGCTTACAGTTGCTGTTCATAAAGCCGAAGAGCCAACTAATCAATAAAGTAGTTTCTTTTTTATAACAAAATACAAACCCGTTACGTTTTTTATAACATAACGGGTTTATTCTTTGTATGAAATCGGTAAATTATTAAAAACAAATATCTATTTTTGATAAGTCAAACAAATCAAATTATGCTTCAAAATAAAGTCATCCTAGGTAGCGAAGAATGGTGCTCTTTTCCTGAATTAGGAATCCCAACAATTAAAGCACGTGTAGATTCAGGTGCTAAAACCTCGGCTATGCATGCCATAAACATAGCTCCTTTTATAAAAAATGATGCTAGTTGGGTTAAATTTGATATTAATCCGATACAAAACAATACAAAAACAATAATACATTGCGAAGCTCCCCTAGTAGATAAAAGGGTGGTAAAAAGTTCTAGTGGGTTTAGAGAACAACGCTATGTGATACAAACAAGCCTAAAGATTGGTGATATCAAATGGCCTATAGAAATGACTCTGACCAATCGAGATTCGATGGGTTTCAGAATGCTTCTTGGTCGCGAAGCCATGAGCGGAAGGGTTCTTGTAGATCCTGAGGAAAAATACCTTTTGGGTCAACCTACTTCTGATGCTTTAAAAGAGCTTTATCAAAACTCTGAAAAAGCAACTTCGGGGCTACGAATCGGACTTTTGGCAAGTAATCCAGAGTTATACAGTAATAAACGAATCATGGAGGCTGGCGAAATGCGAGGTCATGAC
This region includes:
- a CDS encoding ATP-dependent Clp protease ATP-binding subunit — its product is MDDNFSPRVKDVITYSKEEALRLGHDFIGTEHLMLGILRDGNGKAIHILNNLEVDLEHLRRKVEILSPANPGAEINVEKKNLHLTRQAERALKTTFLEAKVFQSSSISTAHLLLCILRNENDPTTKLLNKLKIDYDVAKEQYLNMTPSEEEFLENLPRNESYNDDSGQDDSLKEGSFNNPANKSNKKSKTPVLDNFGRDLTEMAEEGKLDPVVGREKEIERVSQILSRRKKNNPLLIGEPGVGKSAIAEGLALRIVQKKVSRILFHKRVVTLDLASLVAGTKYRGQFEERMKAVMNELEKNDDIILFIDEIHTIVGAGGATGSLDASNMFKPALSRGEIQCIGATTLDEYRQYIEKDGALERRFQKVIVEPTSVEETIAILNNIKDKYEDHHNVTYTPEAIEACVKLTNRYMSERFLPDKAIDALDEAGSRVHITNIDVPKQILDLERQLEEVRENKNVVVKKQKYEEAAKLRDDEKRIEKELAAAQEQWEEDSKSNRILVTEDNVADVVSMMTGIPVNRIAQTESNKLAQLPELIQNKVIGQNEAVLKIARSIQRNRAGLKDPNKPIGSFIFLGQTGVGKTQLAKVLAKELFDSEDALVRIDMSEYMEKFAISRLVGAPPGYVGYEEGGQLTEKVRRKPYCVVLLDEIEKAHPDVFNMMLQVLDDGYLTDSLGRKIDFKNTIIIMTSNVGARQLKDFGQGVGFGTAAKIAQADDNSKSIIENALKKTFAPEFLNRIDDVIVFNSLEKSDIDLIIEIELKKLYARVEELGYKLNLTDKAKAFIADKGFDKQFGARPLKRAIQKYVEDILAEEIITSKITSGDEILIDLNEESQELTVAVHKAEEPTNQ